A stretch of DNA from Mugil cephalus isolate CIBA_MC_2020 chromosome 12, CIBA_Mcephalus_1.1, whole genome shotgun sequence:
TGTGGTGCATTCAGGAACTGTGTTAACCACAGGACATTCCGTATAGGCTCAGTGAACCTTCTGAAATACCAGTGGTCCTCTATGTAATTACAgcattttgcactttgcaaattcatgccacAGATCTGATAAGATCCTCTTGTGAGATGGTTTTGGCCTGCAGGCCATATGATTGACAACCCTGTCCTAGATGGAGAGGCACATCAGCTGCAGCTATGAAACACTGGGTTGAAAGATTTAAGATCTCAGTCTTTACATCAGTAGAGATGGTCCCAGTCCCATGTCAGTCAATCCAATCACTGGCTCATTGTCTGTCATCCTTTAACAATCTGTGATTTTAACCAAAGTAAAAAGTGGAAAACACTCAATGCATTCGCAGTGAGggacaaacagaaatatatttgaGAGTTAAATGTTAAAGACAGCAGTTCTTTTAATCTTAgcatagaaaaaaacacattttctgtatattacagcacaaacacacattgtatGTGGTGTGACACACTCCTTGCAttacacagagaggcagagccacaaacacaatgataaattaatgtttttctggAATATTAATTAGACCATTAGTTAAGATCACACTGTACATAATGCCACTATGTGTTGGGATAGGAGCCTGGTAATTTAATCCAGCTCTTCTGATTCTGGCTCCACAGTGAGAGGCTGTAAACCAAcccaaaaggtgtttaaaaaaggcaactgcaCCTGTACAGTTTCTTGAAGGCGTTTTGCTGCTCATCTGAGTAGCCTCTaaagttctaagggactggtgggaaattgaggtttcaATAGGAAATTCTGTGGGTAAAACTCATCATAAAcgtgcttgacttgtttctgtaggaaccagaaactggtccaACTAATTGCCATAAACGGCTGGATGCTCACCTGTCTTTGAGAGGGGGGAGACTTTCCCTATGAATGATGCTCTAGCAAAGCCATTGTCAGTGAGAgactccagtctcaaggtgtgaatgggttTAAAACTTCTTGAAGACAGGAGTTAAGACTGTATtataaattgatggcagattatatctcagtccacctcctctgatAAGAGAAAGTCTTTCaaatttgacatagatggcttccatTTCTCCTCTCTCAAATCATCTGCCTTCTCTAGCTATAGTGCCATCAATTTAGTGGTGAAGCTACTGGATACTGAATTTTcctcaggataaataaagtatctgtctATAATTAATGCTCCAGTGCCTAAACGTAGATACAACTTTCATtacaatcatttaaaataacataatataatataatatcattTTTGTCTTAATATTGAATCAACTTTTTAACCATACTAAACAAAACAGacgtctgtctctctcttgaCAGATGTTCATTCTGTATTTAATTTGTTGTCTAAATTTCTGTGCACATTCTGGCTTAGAATTttaaagcagagagaagaaatgttGATATATTCACACAGGTCACATCTTAACTATAAATAACAAACCAACCATACACTGAGGTCTGTCAGTATCAgtcacatgaaaaacattagTTAGATCACAGTATTATTAAAGGAACATTGTTGAATTGGAAACTTTACAGAAgtggtcattttcttctgagACAAACTAAACCCAGAATTCGGTTCCGTATTTTGGTCAGTTTAAATCCATAAATGAGCGGATTCATGActggagggatgaggagaaaTTCTATAGCGATGAAGTTTTGAAGACTTTGTGGTAAATCAGCGGAGCCAAATCGCATGTACATCAAATCTATAAGTATTACAATAACAAATGTGGTTAAAGAGACTAAATGAGGCACGCACGTCTGCATGAACTTTACCCTGTCTTCTTTGGACCTTGCGCATGTTTTAATTAGATGCATGTAAGTCCAAATGATGAAAAACCCGTGACACATATAAACGACAATTGTAATATATGCAAATATGCTGTTTGAAAGGGTATCGGCTTCAGAACAGGCAAGTTTAACAATTATCCAGTTCACACAAAAGAATTTCTGGATTTTTGATCCACATAGTTTCAGTTTAGATGTGAGCATGATACTGATGGACAAAATGCAGAAAGGTGTTAGCCAGGAGAAACACACCAGCTGAGAGAGCCTCCTCTTAGTCATGAAAGAGTGGTAGTGAAGTGGTCGACATATAGCCAGATATCTGTCGTAGGCCATAACTGCTAGGATGGACATgtcacaacaaacaaatgagtacACGATAAAAGCCTGTATAAGGCAGCCTTCATATGAGATTACTTGAGAGGACGACAGTAGGTCTAAGAGGAATTTTGGGTAGAAACCTGTGGTGCCATAAAGCCCATTAATGCAAAAGCTcaccaataaaacatacatagGTTCATGCAGGTTTTCATCTAAGACAATGATCATAACAAGAGAgatattgaaaaataaaatcaaactatAATACAGTGAAGTGAATGCAAAGAGAGCGACTCTGTAATGAATTGTCTCGTTAAACCCTGACAGAATGAAAACTTTTACAAAAGATACGTTATCCATGATCAGGCAGCAAAGATTCATAAAGTATATTTCCCTCACGTAACAGCATAAGAATTTatggagtaaaatgttctgctgagctGGTAACAGAGTCTGGTCTCCCACTACAATTCACCTGCTAATAACAGCTTGTGgtttaacaacaaaacacacgcTAGGGAATTTAAGGCGCCAAGGTGTGTTTCTTGGGTGACTAAAGAAAACTTGATTAGAAATTAACAAAACGTAGGATAGCTAGGGTAATAAGTTAGGCCAGTGAATACAATTATTTAGGTTTATGAcgtaaataaaatgtgtttgaaatatATGGAATATATGGAATTGCAGtgaatgatatatatatatatatgtgtgtgtgtgtagagagagagagaatggtGGGAAAAAGTTTTCTCAATATTATCTCaaaatctcatcttctacaactgcttatcctcactaggatcacgggggttgctggaacctatcccagctgtgatcgggcgagaggcggggtacaccctctAGCTAAGAATTTGATGTTGCTATCTTTAATTGCTGGAACATTTATGGTGCCATCAATTtagtgatgaagctactggacacagAATTTCCcccaggataaataaagtatctttCTGTCTATAATTAATGTGCCAATGAAGAAGCATAGATAAAACTTTcattacagtcatttaaaataactaactGACCATTTTTGCCTTAATATTGAATCGACTCTTTAACcatacaaaaccaaaacagacgtctgtctctctctcttgacAGATGTTctttctgtatatatttattttgttttctaatgCAATGAAAATACCacattcatatattttgtatgtatctatgtatgTCTTGAGTGTTTAAGTACATTGTTGGGACCACAGCAATGACAGATAAAATATTCAGTAGGTCACAAAAATCTGCACATCACAGTTCACAGATTATACACTtagtgatgaagctactggacacagAATTTCATCTCAAAGAGGCAGTCCAGTCACACAgtttaaatgcagaaatattTGCCTTAAACTATTTCTATACAATgtagaaaacattatttttgggTTAAGGACAATGTAATCTTGTTATGACCTGGACTTTTGTTCCTTGAAATTTCTGTGCACATTCTGGTTTACAATACtctaaaaaagagagaagaaatattgatatatttaatatattcacACAGGTCACATCTTAACTATAAATAACAAACCAACCATACACTGAGGTCTGTCCGTATCAGTCATACGAAAAACATTAGTTAGATCACAATATGTATTATTAAAGGAACATTTTTGAATTAGAAACTTTAGAaacgtcattttcttctgacacCAACTAAACCTAGAATTCGGTTTCGTATTTTGGTCAGTTTAAATCCGTAGATTAACGGATTCATGActggagggatgaggagaaaTTCTATAGCGATGAAGTTTTGAAGACTTTGAGGTAAATCAGCAGAGCCAAACCGCATGTACATCACATCTATAAGTATTACAGTCAGGAATGTGGTTAAAGAGACTAAATGTGGCACGCACGTCTGCATGAACTTTACCCTGTCATCTTTGGACCTTGCACATGTTTTAATTAGATGCATGTAAGTCCAAGTGATGAAAAACCCGTGACACACATAAATGACAATTGTAATATATGCAAATATGCTGTTTGAAAGGGTATCGGCTTCAGAACAGGCAAGTTTAACAATTATCCAGTTCACACAAAATAATTTCTGGATTTTTGATCCACATAGTTTCAGTTTAGATGTGAGTATGATGTTGATGGACAAAATGCATAAAGGTGTTAGCCAGGAGAAACACACCAGCTGAGAGAGCCTCCTCTTAGTCATGAAAGAGTGGTAGTGAAGTGGTCGACATATAGCCAGATATCTGTCGTAGGCCATAACTGCTAAGATGGACAAATCACTGCAAGCAAATGAGTACATGATAAAAGCCTGTATAAGGCAGCCTTCATATGAGATTACTTGAGAGGACGACAGCAGGTCTAAGAGGAATTTTGGGTAGAAACCTGTGGTGCCATAAAGCCCATTAATGCAAAAGCTcaccaataaaacatacatagGTTCATGCAGGTTTTCATCTAAGACAATGATCATAACAAGAGAgatattgaaaaataaaatcaaactgtAATACAGTGAAGTGAATGCAAAGAGAGTGACTCCGTAATGAATTGTCTCGTTAAACCCTGACAGAATGAAAATTCTTACAAAAGATACGTTATCCATGATCAGGCAGCAAAGATTCATAAAGTATATTTCCCTCATGTAACAGCATAAGAATTTATGCAacaaaatgttctgctgagctGGTAACAGAGTCTGGTCTCCCACTACAATTCACCTGCTAATAACAGCTTGTGgttgaacaacaaaacacacgcTAGGGAATTTAAGGTATTAAGGTGTGTTTCTTGGGTGACTAAA
This window harbors:
- the LOC125017826 gene encoding olfactory receptor 6C1-like; this translates as MNLCCLIMDNVSFVKVFILSGFNETIHYRVALFAFTSLYYSLILFFNISLVMIIVLDENLHEPMYVLLVSFCINGLYGTTGFYPKFLLDLLSSSQVISYEGCLIQAFIVYSFVCCDMSILAVMAYDRYLAICRPLHYHSFMTKRRLSQLVCFSWLTPFCILSISIMLTSKLKLCGSKIQKFFCVNWIIVKLACSEADTLSNSIFAYITIVVYMCHGFFIIWTYMHLIKTCARSKEDRVKFMQTCVPHLVSLTTFVIVILIDLMYMRFGSADLPQSLQNFIAIEFLLIPPVMNPLIYGFKLTKIRNRILGLVCLRRK
- the LOC125017811 gene encoding olfactory receptor 2K2-like translates to MREIYFMNLCCLIMDNVSFVRIFILSGFNETIHYGVTLFAFTSLYYSLILFFNISLVMIIVLDENLHEPMYVLLVSFCINGLYGTTGFYPKFLLDLLSSSQVISYEGCLIQAFIMYSFACSDLSILAVMAYDRYLAICRPLHYHSFMTKRRLSQLVCFSWLTPLCILSINIILTSKLKLCGSKIQKLFCVNWIIVKLACSEADTLSNSIFAYITIVIYVCHGFFITWTYMHLIKTCARSKDDRVKFMQTCVPHLVSLTTFLTVILIDVMYMRFGSADLPQSLQNFIAIEFLLIPPVMNPLIYGFKLTKIRNRILGLVGVRRK